In a genomic window of Nocardiopsis mwathae:
- a CDS encoding prevent-host-death family protein: MGELPIEEVSRQLPEPVQEPEVVDTAHADGRRPAAIVPPDVAAAGASVIEALEDSADIAAAEAAREEPGERIPAERLWEELGV; encoded by the coding sequence ATGGGTGAGCTGCCGATCGAAGAGGTTTCCCGGCAACTACCCGAGCCGGTCCAGGAACCCGAAGTCGTCGACACCGCCCACGCCGATGGTCGCCGTCCGGCCGCGATCGTGCCGCCGGATGTCGCTGCAGCGGGTGCATCCGTGATCGAGGCGCTGGAGGACTCGGCCGATATCGCAGCGGCCGAGGCGGCTCGCGAGGAGCCTGGGGAACGGATTCCCGCAGAGCGACTGTGGGAGGAACTCGGCGTATGA
- a CDS encoding M24 family metallopeptidase yields MSHTTVTNATDVARFRELQQLAYAAAQSVAATLEPGVTERQAARRIRTWLEERGVQDWFHTPFAWFGDRTAFRNFRVPLQFFPTGRRLEEGMPFILDCAPVRDGYVADIGYAGCLGDNPVHDRLMDDLAAYRGLIVAEVRAGRPLREIYREVDALITRQGYDNRHQVYPGRVIAHQVTRVHSRLPKAIVAGFGVRSLQTLFGDLIVERLHHRSPLWADGKISQHPATPGLWAVEPHIGFRGVGVKFEEILVVTEDDAYWLDDDLPHVRRWAAAGRGDGEPADGAAATDAAAPPSTIEKRDATP; encoded by the coding sequence ATGTCTCATACGACTGTGACCAACGCCACCGACGTGGCGCGCTTCCGCGAGCTCCAGCAGCTCGCCTACGCGGCCGCGCAGTCGGTCGCGGCGACCCTCGAACCGGGGGTCACCGAACGCCAGGCCGCCCGCCGTATCCGCACCTGGCTCGAAGAGCGCGGCGTGCAGGACTGGTTCCACACGCCCTTCGCCTGGTTCGGCGACCGCACCGCCTTCCGGAACTTCCGCGTCCCCCTCCAGTTCTTCCCGACCGGCCGCCGCCTGGAGGAGGGCATGCCCTTCATCCTCGACTGCGCGCCGGTACGCGACGGTTACGTCGCCGACATCGGCTACGCCGGATGCCTCGGCGACAACCCCGTGCACGACCGGCTGATGGACGACCTCGCCGCCTACCGCGGACTGATCGTCGCCGAGGTGCGCGCCGGGCGCCCGCTGCGCGAGATCTACCGGGAGGTCGACGCCCTGATCACCCGGCAGGGCTACGACAACCGGCACCAGGTCTACCCCGGCCGGGTCATCGCCCACCAGGTGACGCGGGTGCACTCGCGCCTGCCCAAGGCGATCGTCGCCGGATTCGGCGTCCGGTCCCTGCAGACGCTGTTCGGCGACCTCATCGTCGAGCGCCTGCACCACCGATCCCCGCTGTGGGCCGATGGAAAGATCTCCCAGCACCCCGCCACCCCCGGGCTGTGGGCCGTCGAACCGCACATCGGCTTCCGCGGCGTCGGCGTCAAGTTCGAGGAGATCCTCGTGGTCACCGAGGACGACGCCTACTGGCTGGACGACGACCTGCCGCACGTCCGGCGCTGGGCGGCCGCGGGCCGGGGCGACGGCGAACCGGCCGACGGCGCCGCGGCGACGGACGCCGCCGCGCCCCCGAGCACGATCGAGAAGAGGGATGCCACCCCATGA
- a CDS encoding TetR/AcrR family transcriptional regulator produces the protein MSPHERRADLIATALRVFAERSPDSVTPEDIAEAADVSRTLVYRYFPNMAELRTAALRSAMDELAPLLVPPTDLPLLEQLRTALRAFIDFADRYAPAYVALLRGGSKVASDRTESAIDEVRDQVLHLLLQRSGIDRPSPRVLLAMRCWISSVESALLIWLTERPMSDEELADWLLDQLLAMLGASGAGDVELQALTATMGSTDS, from the coding sequence ATGTCCCCCCACGAGCGCCGGGCGGACCTCATCGCGACGGCCCTGCGCGTGTTCGCGGAGCGCTCCCCGGACAGCGTGACCCCGGAGGACATCGCCGAGGCCGCCGACGTCTCGCGCACCCTCGTCTACCGCTACTTCCCGAACATGGCGGAGCTGCGCACGGCCGCGCTGCGCAGCGCGATGGACGAGCTTGCCCCGCTGCTGGTCCCGCCGACCGACCTGCCGCTGCTGGAACAGCTCCGCACCGCGCTCCGGGCCTTCATCGACTTCGCCGACCGGTACGCGCCCGCGTATGTGGCCCTGCTGCGCGGCGGATCGAAGGTCGCCAGCGACCGCACCGAGTCGGCCATCGACGAGGTCCGCGACCAGGTGCTGCACCTCCTGCTGCAGCGCTCCGGCATCGATCGCCCCTCGCCCCGCGTGCTGCTGGCGATGCGCTGCTGGATCTCCTCGGTGGAATCCGCCCTGCTCATCTGGCTGACCGAACGCCCGATGTCGGACGAGGAACTGGCCGACTGGCTCCTCGACCAACTCCTCGCCATGCTCGGCGCCTCGGGCGCCGGGGACGTCGAATTGCAGGCGCTGACCGCGACCATGGGTTCAACGGACAGCTAA
- a CDS encoding SDR family oxidoreductase — translation MSETPHPRHVWTADGLRLAVYHRGDPAAPTVLCVHGYPDNASVWDGVAEHLADRYHVVTYDVRGAGASTAPRQRSGYRMEHLADDLARVADAVSPGRPVHLLAHDWGSLQAWHAVTDERLSARFASFTSISGPCLDHVAHWIRSGLRAGNPGRLLSQSAHSTYIGFFHLPALPELSWLTGVGGLVLGAAERVGESGRPRVRARRHMRDFLNGLELYRANIRDHLRRPGRRSTSIPVQVLAPTREAFMPEGAQTAAAEWVPDFRFHRLDGGHWAPRTRPGVIARRVTDLVEEVDAGRAPAPRATAGPGASPGPRRFAGQLAVVTGAGGGIGRATAFELAEQGARIIAVDIDEQTAARTADLASLLGPAADSYRLDVADGAAMDRFAKWVRAEHGVPDIVINNAGIGIGGPFLGTTPADWERAIDVNLWGVIHGCRAFAPMMVESGGGGRIVNTASCAAYLPSRAFPAYATTKAAVLMLSRCLRGELAEHGIRVTAVCPGVIHTGIIAATRFAGADDRVATAARERLERLYRMRGYTPERAARRIVHAIGRGPELLPITGEAHGGLLLSRLAPAVLRATARLAPPLDTATTGPQGRTA, via the coding sequence ATGAGCGAAACCCCCCACCCCCGGCACGTGTGGACCGCCGACGGCCTGCGGCTCGCCGTCTACCACCGCGGCGACCCGGCCGCGCCCACGGTGCTGTGCGTGCACGGCTACCCCGACAACGCGTCCGTGTGGGACGGCGTCGCCGAGCACCTGGCCGACCGCTACCACGTCGTCACCTACGACGTACGCGGTGCGGGCGCCTCCACCGCGCCCCGGCAGCGGTCCGGGTACCGGATGGAGCACCTGGCCGACGACCTGGCCCGGGTGGCCGACGCCGTCAGCCCCGGCCGCCCCGTGCACCTGCTGGCCCACGACTGGGGGTCGCTGCAGGCCTGGCACGCCGTCACCGACGAGCGGCTCTCCGCCCGCTTCGCCTCCTTCACCTCCATCTCCGGCCCCTGTCTGGACCACGTCGCGCACTGGATCCGCTCCGGCCTGCGCGCCGGGAACCCCGGGCGGCTGCTCAGCCAGAGCGCGCACTCCACCTACATCGGCTTCTTCCACCTGCCCGCGCTCCCCGAACTGTCCTGGCTCACCGGTGTCGGCGGGCTGGTGCTCGGCGCGGCAGAGCGGGTCGGGGAGTCCGGGCGGCCGCGCGTGCGGGCACGTCGCCACATGCGCGACTTCCTCAACGGCCTGGAGCTGTACCGCGCCAACATCCGCGACCACCTGCGGCGCCCCGGCCGACGCAGCACCTCGATCCCGGTGCAGGTGCTGGCGCCCACCCGGGAGGCGTTCATGCCCGAGGGCGCGCAGACCGCCGCCGCCGAGTGGGTCCCGGACTTCCGGTTCCACCGGCTCGACGGCGGCCACTGGGCGCCGCGCACCCGGCCCGGCGTCATCGCGCGCCGGGTGACCGACCTCGTCGAGGAGGTCGATGCCGGGCGCGCCCCCGCCCCGCGCGCCACCGCAGGGCCGGGCGCCTCCCCCGGCCCGCGCCGGTTCGCCGGGCAGCTGGCGGTGGTGACCGGGGCAGGCGGCGGCATCGGCCGTGCCACCGCCTTCGAGCTGGCAGAGCAGGGTGCGCGGATCATCGCCGTCGACATCGACGAGCAGACGGCCGCCCGTACCGCCGACCTCGCGTCCCTGCTCGGCCCCGCTGCCGACTCCTACCGGCTGGACGTTGCCGACGGCGCGGCGATGGACCGCTTCGCCAAGTGGGTGCGGGCCGAGCACGGGGTGCCCGACATCGTCATCAACAACGCCGGGATCGGCATCGGCGGCCCCTTCCTCGGCACCACGCCGGCCGACTGGGAGCGCGCCATCGACGTCAACCTGTGGGGCGTCATCCACGGGTGCCGCGCGTTCGCCCCGATGATGGTGGAGAGCGGCGGGGGCGGCCGGATCGTCAACACCGCATCGTGCGCCGCCTACCTGCCCTCGCGCGCCTTCCCGGCCTACGCCACCACCAAGGCGGCGGTACTGATGCTCAGCCGCTGCCTGCGCGGCGAGCTCGCCGAGCACGGCATCCGGGTGACCGCCGTGTGCCCTGGCGTGATCCACACCGGGATCATCGCCGCCACCCGCTTCGCCGGGGCCGACGACCGTGTCGCCACGGCCGCGCGCGAACGCCTGGAGCGGCTGTACCGGATGCGCGGCTACACCCCGGAGCGGGCGGCCCGGCGCATCGTGCACGCGATCGGCCGCGGCCCGGAGCTGCTGCCGATCACCGGCGAGGCCCACGGCGGCCTCCTCCTGTCCCGCCTGGCCCCGGCGGTGCTGCGCGCCACCGCGCGGCTGGCGCCGCCCCTGGATACGGCGACCACGGGACCGCAGGGCCGCACGGCCTGA
- a CDS encoding carboxymuconolactone decarboxylase family protein encodes MSPTAAPARVNALHELPDVLKSLLDIHGVLGETIDHTTLELIKLRASYLNECSYCLDMHAVEAVKAGESQQRVLLVAAWREARDHFTAAEQAALALTDAVTELGGGVSDAVYAAVAEHYSDREIAALVAATGLINFFNRAAIASGAQPAARG; translated from the coding sequence ATGTCCCCGACCGCAGCGCCCGCACGCGTCAACGCCCTGCACGAACTGCCCGACGTCCTCAAGAGCCTGCTCGACATCCACGGTGTGCTGGGTGAGACGATCGACCACACCACCCTGGAGTTGATCAAGCTCCGCGCGTCCTACCTGAACGAGTGCTCGTACTGCCTCGACATGCACGCGGTCGAGGCGGTGAAGGCGGGCGAGTCCCAGCAGCGCGTCCTCCTGGTGGCCGCTTGGCGGGAGGCGCGCGACCACTTCACCGCCGCCGAGCAGGCGGCGCTGGCGCTGACCGACGCGGTGACCGAGCTGGGTGGTGGCGTCTCCGACGCGGTGTACGCGGCCGTCGCCGAGCACTACTCCGACCGCGAGATCGCCGCGCTCGTCGCGGCGACCGGCCTGATCAACTTCTTCAACCGTGCCGCCATCGCGAGCGGGGCGCAGCCGGCCGCGCGCGGCTGA
- a CDS encoding metal-dependent hydrolase, translated as MTIESTGDRPEAAGSLGGPGTAPPPTPSSPVSADEPDHLVLQPRDVHFDWSELDLHWIPGEPFATHVINVLHLLLPEGERWFVEVFKEAVPLIRDEKLREEVLGFIGQEAVHAEAHAGVLDHMDAHGLDPEPYVGQVAWMFRRLLGDRGLTGPRASAWLRSRLALIAGIEHMTAVLGQWVLDAEGLDRADADPTMLDLLRWHGAEEVEHRAVAYDLFMHLDGRYGKRAIAMVVATAAMGALWVRGVRFLMANDPVLRRTVKPRVRDMLRTGRMGLTPSLWQLARSIPSYLRPGYHPSQHGSTGQAVAYLASSPAARAAGHS; from the coding sequence ATGACGATCGAATCCACCGGAGACCGGCCTGAAGCGGCCGGTTCGCTCGGCGGCCCCGGCACCGCGCCGCCCCCCACACCCTCCTCCCCCGTCTCCGCCGACGAGCCCGACCACCTCGTCCTGCAACCGCGCGACGTCCACTTCGACTGGTCCGAGCTGGACCTGCACTGGATCCCCGGCGAGCCGTTCGCCACCCACGTCATCAACGTGCTGCACCTGCTCCTGCCCGAGGGCGAGCGCTGGTTCGTCGAAGTGTTCAAGGAAGCCGTGCCGCTCATCCGCGACGAGAAGCTGCGCGAGGAGGTGCTCGGCTTCATCGGCCAGGAAGCCGTGCACGCCGAGGCGCACGCCGGGGTGCTCGACCACATGGACGCCCACGGGCTCGACCCCGAGCCCTACGTCGGCCAGGTCGCCTGGATGTTCCGCCGGCTGCTCGGCGACCGGGGGCTCACCGGGCCCCGCGCGTCTGCGTGGCTGCGCTCCCGCCTGGCGCTCATCGCCGGGATCGAGCACATGACCGCCGTCCTGGGCCAGTGGGTGCTCGACGCCGAGGGCCTCGACCGGGCCGACGCCGACCCCACCATGCTCGACCTGCTGCGCTGGCACGGCGCCGAGGAGGTCGAGCACCGCGCCGTCGCCTACGACCTGTTCATGCACCTCGACGGCCGGTACGGCAAGCGCGCCATCGCCATGGTCGTCGCGACGGCGGCGATGGGTGCCCTGTGGGTGCGCGGCGTGCGCTTCCTCATGGCCAACGACCCCGTGCTGCGCAGGACCGTCAAGCCCCGGGTGCGGGACATGCTGCGCACCGGGCGGATGGGGCTCACCCCCAGCCTGTGGCAGCTCGCCCGCTCGATCCCGAGCTACCTGCGACCCGGATACCACCCCTCCCAGCACGGGTCCACCGGCCAGGCCGTGGCCTACCTGGCGAGCTCCCCCGCTGCCCGCGCCGCCGGACACTCCTGA
- a CDS encoding BTAD domain-containing putative transcriptional regulator gives MTTTMGVDRRWEFRLLGPLWVGHDGRPLALRSGKQQVLLAALLLSPGDVVAADELIDTLWGERPPGGARGTLQAHVMRLRRALRAGGDDSLIDTASGGYRIRVAGDQVDVARFHRLRSRVAEAAARGARDEESGLLAEALGLWRGPALAGLESDRLRAVAAGLDELRWAAVERRNEVELELGRHDSLIDELGLLVVEQPLREGFWAQLMRALHRSGRQAQALDAYRRAREVLADELGVDPNVELRELHMEVLAASTDPREPDGPTAPSGPVESAQALADPERPPVGEATPRSGGSCHLPPDVADFTGRESEVELLRAGLDAERSCAVQWTITGPGGAGKTSLAVHAAHLVRDRYPDGQLYLDLRGTGSHPVRPEDALDRLLRGLGTPGAAIPPSLDHRTDLYRERLADRRVLVILDNAADEAQVRPLLPGTPASAVLVTSRGALAGLGAARVVRLGVLSPAGAVRLLRSAVGEARVAAEPEAAAEIADYCGRLPLALRVAAARMVARPHWRLSQLAARLSDERRRFDELRVGDLDVRTSLASSYEGLETAEQRAFRLLSLQDAADFPAWVAAPLLDMAPDRAEDLVEALVDARLVEYVGRDALGQARYRLHDLLRVFGREAAAGERPEERIGALADVWRELAERANVAMSQHGPRMHDAPPAVGATARTVGERVVDGDAAAWFDAEWHSLRSVLEQCADFGLHTQAVRISAASAAFCDLRARFSEWDRANGIGAAALRRGTAADPHAEAVLTLQRGLLRVRQHRFIEAAQEFERARDGFAGAGDTAGCGHAWHGIGWMHEWQGRQDAARRCHQQALAHLAEAGDARGELDVLCSLGAIERRAGAFDAAVTVLDRACALARAGADERSRLAAVLQRGRLHQAMGELSAAHASIAESLELAQGLGDPDMTAHLRLFLAEVLLRSGRPDAAREQVDRALAFFTELGDLAGRAWSWRLLSEVASGAGDAAAGLELADRAVAAASGLGLPHEYARALRQQGRARAGAGRFAEAERSRRAAVAVFEEAGFPAEAAEVRDEAERLAADR, from the coding sequence GTGACCACGACGATGGGCGTCGACCGCCGGTGGGAGTTCCGTCTGCTGGGTCCGCTGTGGGTCGGCCACGACGGCAGACCGCTCGCCCTGCGCTCCGGAAAGCAGCAGGTGCTGTTGGCGGCTCTTCTGCTGAGCCCCGGCGACGTCGTAGCGGCGGACGAGCTGATCGACACCCTGTGGGGGGAGCGACCGCCGGGCGGGGCACGGGGGACCTTGCAGGCACACGTGATGCGGCTGCGGCGCGCCCTGCGCGCGGGCGGCGACGACTCACTCATCGACACCGCCTCGGGCGGGTACCGGATCCGCGTCGCCGGTGACCAGGTGGACGTCGCCCGCTTCCACCGGCTGCGGTCGCGTGTGGCGGAGGCGGCCGCGCGGGGCGCCCGGGATGAGGAGTCCGGGCTGCTGGCGGAGGCACTGGGCCTGTGGCGCGGCCCCGCGCTCGCCGGCCTGGAGTCCGACCGCCTGCGGGCGGTCGCCGCCGGCCTGGACGAGCTGCGCTGGGCCGCGGTCGAGCGGCGCAACGAGGTGGAGCTGGAGCTGGGGCGGCACGACTCCCTCATCGACGAGCTCGGCCTGCTGGTCGTCGAGCAGCCGCTGCGCGAGGGCTTCTGGGCGCAACTCATGCGTGCCCTGCACCGCAGTGGGCGCCAGGCCCAGGCCTTGGACGCCTACCGCAGGGCCAGGGAGGTCCTCGCCGACGAGCTCGGCGTCGACCCCAACGTGGAGCTGCGCGAGCTGCACATGGAGGTCCTCGCCGCCTCGACCGACCCGAGAGAACCGGATGGCCCGACCGCCCCGAGCGGCCCGGTCGAGTCGGCGCAGGCGCTCGCGGACCCCGAGCGGCCCCCGGTCGGGGAGGCGACGCCGCGGTCGGGCGGGAGCTGCCACCTGCCGCCCGACGTGGCGGACTTCACCGGCCGCGAGAGCGAGGTCGAGCTGCTGCGCGCGGGTCTGGACGCGGAGCGGTCCTGCGCCGTGCAGTGGACGATCACCGGCCCCGGCGGCGCGGGAAAGACCAGCCTGGCGGTGCACGCGGCGCACCTGGTCCGCGACCGGTACCCCGACGGCCAGCTCTACCTGGACCTGCGGGGCACCGGTTCGCACCCGGTGCGGCCCGAGGACGCACTGGACCGGTTGCTGCGCGGACTCGGCACCCCCGGAGCCGCGATTCCGCCCTCCCTGGACCACCGCACCGACCTGTACCGGGAGCGGCTGGCCGACCGCCGGGTGCTGGTCATCCTGGACAACGCGGCCGACGAGGCGCAGGTCAGGCCGCTCCTTCCGGGCACTCCCGCCTCCGCGGTGCTGGTGACGAGCCGCGGCGCCCTCGCCGGCCTCGGCGCGGCGCGGGTGGTGCGTCTCGGCGTCCTGTCGCCCGCCGGAGCCGTGCGCCTGCTGCGTTCGGCGGTCGGCGAGGCCCGGGTGGCCGCCGAGCCGGAGGCGGCCGCGGAGATCGCCGACTACTGCGGTCGGCTCCCCCTGGCGCTGCGGGTGGCGGCGGCACGGATGGTGGCGCGCCCGCACTGGCGGCTGTCCCAGCTGGCGGCCCGCCTCTCCGACGAGCGGCGCCGCTTCGACGAGCTTCGGGTGGGCGACCTCGACGTGCGCACCAGCCTGGCCTCCAGCTACGAGGGGCTGGAGACGGCCGAGCAGCGCGCGTTCCGGCTGCTGTCGCTGCAGGACGCCGCGGACTTCCCGGCATGGGTCGCCGCCCCCCTGCTCGACATGGCACCGGACCGCGCGGAGGACCTGGTGGAGGCGCTGGTCGACGCCCGCCTGGTCGAGTACGTGGGCCGTGACGCCCTGGGCCAGGCCCGGTACCGGCTGCACGACCTGCTGCGGGTCTTCGGTCGGGAGGCTGCGGCGGGGGAGCGGCCCGAGGAGCGGATCGGTGCCCTGGCCGACGTGTGGCGGGAACTGGCGGAGCGCGCCAACGTGGCCATGTCGCAGCACGGGCCGCGCATGCACGACGCCCCGCCGGCCGTCGGAGCGACCGCGCGGACGGTGGGGGAGCGCGTGGTGGACGGCGACGCGGCCGCGTGGTTCGACGCGGAGTGGCACAGCCTGCGCTCGGTGCTGGAGCAGTGCGCGGACTTCGGGCTGCACACCCAGGCGGTGCGGATCTCCGCCGCGTCGGCCGCCTTCTGCGACCTGCGCGCCCGGTTCTCCGAGTGGGACCGGGCCAACGGCATCGGGGCGGCCGCGCTGCGCCGGGGCACGGCGGCCGACCCGCATGCCGAGGCGGTGCTGACCCTGCAGCGGGGGCTGCTGCGCGTCCGCCAGCACCGGTTCATCGAGGCCGCCCAGGAGTTCGAACGGGCCCGCGACGGCTTCGCGGGCGCGGGCGATACCGCCGGTTGCGGGCACGCCTGGCACGGCATCGGGTGGATGCACGAGTGGCAGGGGCGGCAGGACGCGGCGCGGCGGTGCCACCAGCAGGCGTTGGCACACTTGGCGGAGGCCGGCGACGCGCGGGGCGAGCTCGATGTGCTGTGCTCCCTGGGTGCGATCGAGCGGCGCGCGGGCGCGTTCGACGCGGCCGTCACCGTCCTCGACCGGGCGTGTGCCCTGGCCCGTGCCGGGGCCGATGAGCGGTCCCGGCTCGCCGCCGTCCTGCAGCGGGGCCGTCTGCACCAGGCCATGGGGGAGCTGTCCGCGGCGCACGCGTCGATCGCGGAGAGCCTGGAGCTGGCCCAGGGGCTCGGCGACCCCGACATGACCGCCCACCTGCGCCTCTTCCTCGCCGAGGTACTGCTGAGGTCGGGGCGGCCGGATGCGGCCCGGGAGCAGGTCGACCGGGCGCTCGCCTTCTTCACCGAGCTGGGGGATCTCGCCGGTCGGGCGTGGTCGTGGCGGCTGCTCTCCGAGGTCGCGTCGGGCGCCGGGGACGCGGCGGCGGGTCTGGAGCTGGCGGACCGGGCGGTGGCGGCGGCGTCCGGCCTGGGGCTGCCGCACGAGTACGCGCGGGCGCTCCGCCAGCAGGGCAGGGCCCGGGCGGGCGCCGGACGGTTCGCGGAGGCCGAGCGGAGCCGCCGGGCGGCCGTGGCGGTGTTCGAGGAGGCGGGGTTCCCCGCCGAGGCCGCGGAGGTCCGGGACGAAGCGGAGCGGCTCGCGGCCGACCGGTGA
- a CDS encoding MerR family transcriptional regulator: MRISELSRRSGVPVATIKYYLREGLLPKGEATSSTQAVYGETHLRRLRLVRALVEVADAPLAKVRAALEAIDDPDTDVHTLLGSAQHTFHPDVPEPGTDDPGVRDAEERTDALLAELGWRLIPHSPFKSELTRAIAAMGRLGRPVTDEMLRTYAAAARTVAEQDVRALDPAGSREDMVEYAVVVSAVMERALTALRLLAQEDASARLFDRGRCPEKRPPGTRE, from the coding sequence ATGCGGATCTCCGAACTGAGCCGGCGCAGCGGTGTTCCGGTGGCGACGATCAAGTACTACCTGCGCGAAGGGCTGCTGCCGAAGGGGGAGGCGACCTCGTCCACGCAGGCCGTCTACGGCGAGACCCACCTGCGGCGGCTCCGGCTGGTGCGGGCGCTGGTGGAGGTGGCCGACGCTCCGCTGGCCAAGGTCCGGGCCGCGCTGGAGGCGATCGACGACCCCGACACGGACGTGCACACCCTGCTCGGCTCCGCCCAGCACACGTTCCACCCCGACGTCCCGGAACCCGGCACCGACGACCCCGGTGTCCGGGATGCCGAGGAGCGCACCGACGCGCTCCTGGCCGAGCTCGGCTGGCGGCTGATCCCCCACTCCCCCTTCAAGAGCGAACTGACCCGCGCCATCGCGGCCATGGGGCGGCTGGGGCGCCCCGTCACCGACGAGATGCTGCGGACCTACGCGGCGGCCGCCCGTACGGTCGCCGAACAGGACGTGCGCGCCCTCGACCCCGCGGGGTCCCGCGAGGACATGGTCGAATACGCCGTGGTGGTCAGCGCCGTGATGGAGCGGGCGCTGACCGCACTGCGCCTGCTCGCCCAGGAGGACGCGTCCGCGCGGCTCTTCGACCGGGGCCGCTGCCCGGAGAAGCGGCCCCCGGGCACGCGGGAATGA
- a CDS encoding monooxygenase family protein, with the protein MNDTHDTAAPQPTNGRTTNRPRESFTVFLLGLHVNAWYKPHRWLRTVRDFRRMQVELEADPALGLLHSRTLLSPRGTTVVQYWESTEALMRYARASTHSGIWRDFHRDRDGSVGIWHETYEIGTPQAEASGRGYEALYVDVPTQGLGAALGTEPVTRATHAARTRLARPSREHSRRARGGAAA; encoded by the coding sequence GTGAACGACACACACGACACCGCAGCCCCGCAGCCGACGAACGGCCGGACCACCAACCGCCCCCGCGAGAGCTTCACCGTCTTCTTGCTCGGCCTGCACGTCAACGCCTGGTACAAGCCGCACCGCTGGCTGCGCACGGTCCGGGACTTCCGCAGGATGCAGGTCGAGCTGGAGGCCGACCCGGCGCTGGGGCTGCTGCACTCCCGGACCCTGCTGAGCCCGCGCGGCACCACCGTCGTCCAGTACTGGGAGAGCACCGAGGCGCTGATGCGCTACGCGCGGGCGAGCACGCACAGCGGCATCTGGCGGGACTTCCACCGCGACCGCGACGGCTCGGTCGGCATCTGGCACGAGACCTACGAGATCGGCACCCCGCAGGCCGAGGCGAGCGGCCGGGGATACGAGGCCCTGTACGTCGACGTCCCCACCCAGGGCCTCGGCGCCGCTCTCGGCACCGAGCCCGTCACCCGGGCCACCCACGCCGCCCGCACCCGCCTGGCTCGTCCGTCCCGCGAGCACTCGCGACGCGCCCGCGGCGGTGCCGCGGCGTGA
- a CDS encoding PDR/VanB family oxidoreductase, which produces MKHSEEKYADPPYPRDRRGRPDRFYRTLDRLVPALERLSAMIGPASDPTPVDRDLAVRVSRIDRPADGVAALTLEAAGGTPLPTWQPGCHVDVVLPSGLVRQYSLCGDPGDRARYRIAVRRIPGGRGSGEVHGLAEGARLTLRGPRNAFPFPRFERYLFVAGGIGITPILPMVRAAGRLGADFRLVYTGRSRASMPFLDEVAAVPAAGGGPGPRIEIRPDDEFGPPAAEDLVAGIAPGTAVYVCGPPPLIEGVRGALPDLPGLPLFWERFSPPPITDGAAFEVELARSGQVLRVPADRTALDVIAEVRPETPYSCRQGFCGTCRVRLLSGEADHRDRPTGGSSRREEIAICVSRSGGGRLRLDM; this is translated from the coding sequence GTGAAACACAGCGAAGAGAAGTACGCCGACCCGCCCTACCCGCGCGACCGCCGGGGGCGTCCGGACCGGTTCTACCGGACCCTCGACCGGCTCGTCCCCGCCCTGGAGCGGCTGTCCGCGATGATCGGTCCGGCATCCGACCCGACCCCGGTCGACCGCGACCTGGCGGTGCGCGTCTCCCGGATCGACCGGCCCGCCGACGGGGTCGCCGCACTGACGCTGGAGGCGGCCGGCGGCACGCCGCTGCCGACCTGGCAGCCGGGGTGCCACGTCGACGTCGTCCTGCCCTCAGGACTCGTCCGGCAGTACTCGCTGTGCGGCGACCCCGGCGACCGCGCCCGGTACCGGATCGCGGTGCGGCGCATCCCGGGCGGCCGCGGCTCGGGCGAGGTGCACGGGCTGGCCGAGGGCGCGCGGCTGACCCTGCGCGGGCCACGCAACGCCTTTCCGTTCCCCCGCTTCGAGCGGTACCTGTTCGTCGCCGGAGGCATCGGCATCACCCCGATCCTGCCGATGGTGCGGGCGGCCGGGCGCCTCGGCGCGGACTTCCGCCTCGTCTACACGGGGCGCTCCCGCGCGAGCATGCCGTTCCTCGACGAGGTGGCGGCGGTACCGGCGGCCGGGGGCGGCCCCGGGCCGCGGATCGAGATCCGGCCCGACGACGAGTTCGGCCCTCCGGCCGCCGAGGACCTGGTGGCGGGGATCGCACCGGGGACGGCGGTGTACGTGTGCGGACCGCCGCCGCTCATCGAGGGGGTGCGCGGCGCCCTGCCCGACCTGCCCGGGCTCCCTCTGTTCTGGGAGCGCTTCTCGCCGCCGCCGATCACCGACGGCGCCGCCTTCGAGGTCGAGCTGGCGCGCTCGGGGCAGGTGCTGCGGGTCCCCGCCGACCGCACCGCGCTGGACGTCATCGCCGAGGTGCGGCCGGAGACCCCCTACTCCTGCCGCCAGGGGTTCTGCGGCACCTGCCGGGTGCGGCTGCTGTCGGGGGAGGCCGACCACCGCGACCGGCCGACCGGGGGTTCGTCGCGGCGGGAGGAGATCGCGATCTGCGTGTCGCGTAGCGGGGGAGGGCGGCTGCGCCTCGACATGTGA
- a CDS encoding type II toxin-antitoxin system RelE family toxin has protein sequence MRKAIDALTHDPRPPGVRKLVGGRGEYRIRVGHDRIIYELHDDVLIIEAISLGHRREIYRRDR, from the coding sequence ATTCGGAAAGCCATCGATGCCCTGACGCATGACCCACGGCCGCCGGGTGTAAGGAAGCTCGTGGGCGGGCGCGGTGAGTACCGGATTCGGGTCGGTCACGACCGGATCATCTACGAGCTGCATGACGACGTGTTGATCATCGAGGCCATCAGCCTCGGCCACCGGCGAGAGATCTACAGGCGCGATCGTTGA